In one window of Tursiops truncatus isolate mTurTru1 chromosome 5, mTurTru1.mat.Y, whole genome shotgun sequence DNA:
- the STBD1 gene encoding starch-binding domain-containing protein 1 — MGAVWSALLVGGGLAGALFVWLLRDTGKEGDAEQGKDASPGEAAAPGGDQGGGGGLSPGPSRRELVTKPEHLQESNGCLVSTTKGPGDLQEAAWRLQSSSGEGSNRDSSRAHVPSGQFPDTQSPATSETGNSRSYSDVSGNESLGSPIGEWGFQKGQGKTAKTAPGLAEKLPSSNLLLDRAQEGVSLAQLDSRARADHVDWEMVSRHASWGDVGLGGSLESPVLSSKQDYDRSTLVEARGQEVDVKPKRVGAVSSEAHQVSVSFQVHYITRAGVQCLAVTGDHESLGRWNTYIPLQCSKDGLWSRSVPLPADTVVEWKFVVVENGEVTRWEECSNRSLETGHEDKVVHKWWGIH; from the exons ATGGGCGCCGTCTGGTCCGCCCTGCTGGTCGGAGGGGGTCTGGCCGGAGCGCTTTTCGTTTGGCTGCTGCGGGACACGGGAAAGGAGGGGGATGCAGAGCAGGGGAAGGACGCCTCTCCAGGGGAGGCTGCGGCTCCGGGAGGCGATCAGGGTGGTGGCGGCGGACTGAGCCCTGGACCTTCTAGGCGGGAGCTGGTCACCAAACCAG agcatCTTCAAGAAAGCAATGGATGTTTGGTTTCTACGACTAAAGGCCCTGGTGACCTGCAGGAAGCAGCATGGAGACTGCAGAGTTCTTCTGGAGAAGGCAGTAACCGTGACAGTTCAAGAGCACATGTTCCCTCTGGACAATTTCCAGACACACAATCTCCAGCTACCTCTGAGACTGGTAACTCTAGAAGTTACTCTGACGTTTCAGGAAACGAAAGCCTTGGATCTCCTATAGGAGAATGGGGATTCCAAAAAGGCCAAGGGAAAACTGCTAAAACAGCTCCAGGTCTGGCAGAGAAGTTGCCTTCTAGCAACCTGCTCCTGGACAGAGCGCAAGAAGGAGTGAGCCTCGCACAGTTGGACAGTCGGGCCCGGGCTGACCACGTGGACTGGGAGATGGTGTCCCGGCACGCATCCTGGGGCGATGTTGGTTTGGGTGGCAGTCTTGAGTCTCCAGTGTTAAGCTCTAAGCAGGACTATGACAGAAGCACTCTCGTGGAGGCAAGAGGTCAGGAAGTGGATGTGAAACCAAAAAGGGTAGGAGCAGTGTCTTCAGAGGCTCATCAGGTTAGTGTCAGCTTCCAGGTCCATTATATCACACGCGCTGGTGTGCAATGCCTTGCAGTAACTGGAGACCATGAGAGTCTTGGGAGATGGAACACTTACATCCCGCTCCAGTGTAGCAAGGACGGGCTCTGGTCTCGTTCTGTGCCCCTGCCAGCAGACACAGTGGTGGAATGGAAGTTCGTAGTAGTAGAGAATGGGGAAGTTACCCGTTGGGAAGAATGCAGCAATAGATCCTTAGAGACTGGCCATGAGGATAAAGTGGTTCACAAGTGGTGGGGGATTCACTGA